A single Trichocoleus sp. FACHB-46 DNA region contains:
- a CDS encoding phycobilisome protein, with protein sequence MLSQIQYLSQAVDGRYATDEELQFISDYLQSFNLRLSAYARLQVAEATIVQQVQAKLRSLDPSLLQNGSEDVTGKWRRDTIRVLRYSAIAMLLNDADWLRDRLLYWMQTVMKAFGAQRSCDATYQIMQEVVQQHLTPPEARLFCPILELNRALLGGSPDS encoded by the coding sequence ATGCTGAGTCAAATTCAATATCTGAGCCAAGCAGTAGATGGTCGATATGCCACGGATGAAGAGCTACAGTTCATCAGTGACTATCTTCAGTCTTTTAATCTTCGCCTGAGTGCTTATGCCAGACTCCAAGTAGCTGAGGCTACCATTGTTCAACAGGTACAAGCCAAGCTGCGATCGCTCGACCCCTCATTGCTTCAAAATGGCTCGGAAGATGTAACTGGGAAATGGCGACGAGATACCATCCGAGTATTGCGTTACTCTGCGATCGCAATGTTGCTCAATGATGCCGATTGGCTGCGCGATCGCCTACTGTATTGGATGCAAACAGTGATGAAAGCGTTTGGAGCCCAACGGAGTTGCGATGCCACCTATCAGATCATGCAAGAGGTGGTGCAGCAACACTTAACTCCTCCAGAAGCCCGTTTGTTTTGTCCCATCCTAGAGCTAAATCGTGCTTTGCTAGGGGGCTCGCCGGATTCTTAG
- a CDS encoding serine/threonine-protein kinase gives MDLYCTRPGCLRPQNSFADLDNTQVLKTVPQKYCTTCGMSLILLGRYLPLKLLGKGGFGAAFLARDRYTPAMRQCVVKQFQPSGDLSADQIEVAKNLFEREAEVLEQLGNNHPQIPDLFAFFSLTVPSRTSNKQDEFFYLVQEFIDGQNMEEELAQKGQLSQDEVVEVLVEVLKILRFVHDNHSIHRDIKPSNIMRHRNGRIYLLDFGAVKKAAGATSKSSTGIYSTGYAPPEQTSGGQVYPATDLYALAVTCIHLLTGKEPGDLFDSYSNSWNWRSQVTLSARLADVLDRMLLATPSQRFQSVAEVTAALALGATPSVSPPPPVSPGTAATPPPPVPVSTSPTPPPPPVVSPPAPPSMTRPRFSTLELLGGAAFTGFEGGLIAIALTSLFQPLWIGVGVSLLVLSVLVWAQSRRVIEKVDLVIITGITLALMYLLRGFWTLTFFPNILIVVTFAGLIAIAVAALFRLVYTLLSRFL, from the coding sequence ATGGATCTTTACTGCACCCGTCCAGGCTGCCTAAGACCGCAAAATTCGTTTGCTGATTTAGATAACACCCAAGTTTTGAAAACAGTGCCACAAAAGTATTGCACCACTTGTGGCATGTCTTTAATTTTGCTGGGTCGTTACTTGCCACTGAAGCTCTTAGGCAAAGGTGGCTTCGGGGCTGCATTTCTGGCTCGCGATCGCTACACCCCAGCAATGCGCCAATGTGTGGTTAAGCAGTTCCAGCCGTCAGGTGACTTGAGTGCTGATCAGATTGAAGTAGCTAAAAATCTTTTTGAGCGTGAGGCCGAAGTTCTAGAGCAACTAGGCAACAACCACCCCCAGATTCCTGATCTATTTGCTTTTTTCTCCTTGACGGTGCCGAGCCGCACTTCTAATAAGCAAGACGAATTTTTCTACTTGGTGCAGGAGTTTATAGACGGCCAGAATATGGAGGAGGAGCTAGCTCAGAAGGGGCAGCTTTCCCAGGATGAGGTGGTGGAAGTTTTGGTGGAAGTACTGAAGATTTTGCGGTTTGTGCATGACAATCATTCCATCCATCGCGACATTAAACCCTCCAACATCATGAGGCACCGCAATGGTCGTATTTATTTGCTAGACTTTGGCGCGGTTAAGAAGGCGGCAGGCGCTACCTCAAAATCCTCAACTGGAATCTACTCCACTGGCTATGCCCCACCCGAACAAACCTCCGGCGGCCAAGTGTACCCCGCTACAGATTTATACGCCCTTGCGGTCACTTGTATTCATTTATTGACAGGCAAAGAACCTGGTGACCTCTTTGACTCTTACAGCAATTCCTGGAATTGGCGATCGCAGGTAACGCTTAGCGCTCGCCTGGCTGATGTTTTAGATCGGATGCTCTTAGCCACACCAAGCCAGCGCTTCCAATCTGTAGCCGAGGTCACGGCAGCACTGGCACTAGGGGCTACCCCGTCAGTTTCTCCCCCGCCGCCTGTTTCCCCAGGTACTGCAGCAACTCCCCCGCCGCCTGTTCCAGTTTCCACTTCCCCGACTCCTCCACCACCACCTGTTGTTAGTCCTCCTGCCCCACCCTCGATGACTCGGCCTCGCTTCTCCACGCTGGAACTACTAGGTGGCGCGGCATTTACAGGGTTTGAGGGAGGACTAATTGCGATCGCGCTTACGAGCTTGTTCCAACCGCTTTGGATTGGGGTTGGAGTCTCGCTGTTGGTTTTGAGTGTCTTGGTGTGGGCTCAATCTCGGCGTGTGATCGAAAAGGTGGATCTGGTGATTATTACCGGAATTACGCTGGCTCTAATGTATCTGCTTAGGGGGTTCTGGACGTTGACGTTCTTCCCCAACATTTTAATTGTCGTGACCTTTGCTGGACTGATCGCGATCGCAGTGGCCGCTCTATTTCGTCTGGTTTACACCCTATTGTCTCGTTTTCTGTAG
- a CDS encoding Crp/Fnr family transcriptional regulator — protein sequence MYSVSSPSEASRPFLTWQRILDWSQEHYRCRVFSKDEKIPARPGLLYLVQKGSVRLVGSAQVSATGNSRLPRISPEEAFLGFVGAGQPFEIVAQSPFTLQSYAHVDQTSVVWMYWHDLDNWPHFRREVLDAFRYQHQRKLLWLSTLGQRRTIDRLLGFLTLLIEEFGEPCENGYFLPWSLTHAQIGSAIGSTRVTVTRLMGKLRQKGLIYTQGDNLLCLPAESIAHR from the coding sequence ATGTACTCAGTATCCTCACCTTCAGAAGCATCTCGACCTTTCCTAACCTGGCAGCGCATCTTAGATTGGTCTCAGGAGCACTACCGCTGTCGTGTCTTCAGCAAAGACGAGAAAATCCCTGCTCGTCCTGGTTTACTGTATCTAGTACAAAAGGGCTCTGTCCGCCTAGTGGGAAGTGCTCAAGTCAGTGCCACAGGCAATTCGCGCCTTCCCCGCATTAGTCCAGAAGAAGCTTTTCTAGGTTTTGTGGGTGCCGGACAGCCATTTGAGATTGTAGCTCAGTCTCCATTCACACTGCAAAGCTATGCTCACGTAGACCAAACCTCGGTGGTTTGGATGTATTGGCACGATCTAGATAATTGGCCACATTTTCGCCGAGAAGTACTAGACGCCTTCCGCTACCAACACCAACGCAAATTGCTGTGGTTGAGTACTTTGGGCCAGCGTCGGACCATTGACCGTTTGTTAGGGTTTCTGACTTTGCTAATTGAAGAGTTTGGTGAACCCTGCGAGAATGGTTATTTCCTTCCTTGGTCTCTTACCCATGCTCAGATTGGGAGTGCGATCGGCTCTACTCGCGTCACGGTAACCCGCTTGATGGGTAAGCTGCGACAGAAGGGCTTGATCTACACCCAAGGCGATAATCTGCTGTGCTTGCCTGCCGAATCTATCGCGCATCGCTAA
- a CDS encoding ABC transporter substrate-binding protein, translating to MSPKNETAVLAASLLITLGLLGAGAWWMTHRTPGSGISTLLNPKAGESPDAKLDSQQPIISFGEQTLSPGAPSPRKENGMKALAQESYDQAIGSFTAALKEQRNDPETLIFLNNARVGQRKSYAIAVVAPVNTDLNGALEIFRGVAQAQTEINRAGGINGTLLRVAIANDDNNPELAKRVAAALAENNQILGVVGHFASDASLAAGSVYEAEELVAISPVSTSVKLSGFSNYVFRTVPSDYVAARALADYMLSKLQQKNAAVFFNSQSNYSKSLKSEFVSSVLTRGGQVTAEFDLAEANFSAAKSIEQAVKQNAEVLMLAATTDSLDRALQVVQLNRKRLDVLGGDDVYTPKTLEIGGDAAAEMVLAVPWHINTDPTSPFPQESQKLWGGDVNWRTALAYDATQALFAALRQSPTRAGIQQALSSADFSTTGASGTIRFLPSGDRNASVQLVKIAPGSRSGTGYDFVPVPSQ from the coding sequence ATGTCACCCAAAAATGAAACTGCCGTTCTTGCTGCCTCATTGTTAATCACTCTAGGTCTTCTGGGGGCTGGTGCTTGGTGGATGACGCATCGCACCCCTGGTTCTGGCATCAGCACGCTGCTCAATCCTAAAGCGGGTGAGTCTCCTGATGCCAAACTGGATTCCCAGCAACCCATCATTAGTTTTGGGGAACAGACGCTGAGCCCAGGAGCACCCAGCCCCCGCAAAGAGAACGGCATGAAAGCCCTTGCTCAGGAAAGCTATGACCAAGCAATTGGTAGTTTTACGGCGGCTTTGAAAGAGCAGCGCAATGACCCCGAGACTTTAATTTTTCTGAATAATGCTCGTGTTGGTCAGCGCAAAAGCTATGCGATCGCAGTTGTAGCTCCTGTGAACACGGACCTAAATGGAGCTTTAGAAATTTTTCGCGGGGTAGCTCAAGCGCAAACTGAAATTAATCGGGCTGGAGGCATTAACGGCACATTGCTCAGGGTCGCGATCGCCAATGACGACAACAATCCAGAGCTTGCCAAACGAGTTGCTGCGGCCTTAGCAGAAAACAATCAAATCTTAGGGGTGGTGGGTCACTTTGCTAGTGACGCTTCTTTAGCAGCAGGCTCCGTTTATGAAGCTGAAGAGCTGGTTGCCATTTCTCCTGTCAGCACTTCTGTAAAACTATCAGGCTTTAGCAATTATGTTTTTCGCACTGTCCCTAGCGACTATGTGGCAGCCAGAGCATTAGCAGATTACATGCTGAGCAAGTTACAGCAAAAGAATGCCGCGGTTTTCTTCAATTCTCAGAGTAACTACAGCAAATCTCTCAAATCTGAATTTGTCAGCTCGGTTCTGACGCGAGGTGGACAAGTAACCGCAGAATTTGATCTGGCTGAGGCCAACTTTAGTGCGGCCAAAAGTATTGAGCAAGCCGTGAAGCAAAATGCTGAAGTGCTCATGTTAGCCGCTACGACCGATAGCCTAGACAGAGCGCTCCAAGTTGTTCAGCTCAATCGCAAACGCCTTGATGTTTTAGGTGGTGATGATGTTTACACCCCTAAAACCTTAGAAATCGGGGGCGATGCCGCCGCAGAAATGGTCTTGGCTGTGCCGTGGCATATTAACACTGATCCAACTTCTCCCTTTCCCCAGGAATCTCAAAAACTGTGGGGTGGTGATGTCAACTGGCGGACTGCCCTGGCTTATGATGCGACGCAAGCGCTCTTTGCAGCCTTAAGGCAAAGCCCAACCCGAGCAGGCATCCAACAGGCGTTATCTAGTGCCGACTTCTCTACGACAGGCGCTTCAGGCACCATTCGATTTCTGCCTTCTGGCGATCGCAATGCTTCGGTTCAACTCGTCAAAATTGCTCCTGGCTCGCGATCGGGAACGGGTTATGATTTTGTCCCTGTGCCATCACAGTAG
- a CDS encoding LysR family transcriptional regulator, which yields MSDLPFTLDQLRILKAIAAEGSFKRAADSLYVSQPAVSLQVQNLERQLDVPLFDRGGRRAQLTEAGHLLLSYGEKILTLCQETCRAIEDLQNLQGGTLIIGASQTTGTYLLPRMIGLFRQQYPDVSVQLHVHSTRRTSWSVANGQIDLAIIGGEVPPELQDSLEIIPYAEDELALILPVFHPFARVSTIQKEDLYKLQFIALDSQSTIRKVIDQVLTRCGIETRRLKIEMELNSIEAIKNAVQSGLGAAFVSVSAIEKELQMGVLHRARIDEVVVQRMLSVILNPNRYRSKAAEAFLNEVLPRFSNPNQAMKQHEAELLGSPALTTVVPSSSGMD from the coding sequence ATGTCTGACCTTCCTTTTACCTTGGATCAACTCCGTATTCTCAAAGCGATCGCCGCTGAGGGAAGTTTTAAGCGAGCCGCTGACAGCTTGTATGTCTCTCAACCCGCCGTCAGTTTGCAGGTACAGAATCTAGAGCGGCAACTCGATGTGCCGTTGTTCGATCGTGGTGGTCGTCGGGCTCAACTGACTGAAGCAGGTCACCTACTCCTCAGTTATGGGGAAAAAATCTTAACGCTGTGTCAAGAAACCTGTCGCGCGATCGAAGATCTGCAAAATCTTCAAGGTGGCACCCTAATTATTGGCGCGAGTCAGACGACGGGAACTTACCTACTTCCTCGCATGATTGGCTTATTTCGGCAACAATACCCTGATGTCTCGGTGCAGTTGCATGTTCATTCCACCCGTCGAACCTCCTGGAGTGTAGCGAATGGACAAATTGACCTAGCGATCATTGGAGGTGAGGTTCCTCCTGAACTGCAAGATTCATTAGAAATTATTCCCTACGCTGAAGACGAACTCGCACTCATCTTACCTGTGTTTCACCCTTTTGCTAGGGTGAGCACGATTCAGAAAGAAGACCTTTATAAACTGCAATTTATTGCCTTAGACTCTCAATCCACGATTCGCAAGGTGATTGATCAAGTTTTAACGCGCTGTGGGATTGAAACTCGTCGCCTCAAGATTGAGATGGAACTCAATTCGATAGAGGCGATTAAAAATGCGGTGCAGTCGGGCTTAGGAGCTGCCTTCGTCTCAGTTTCTGCCATCGAGAAAGAACTTCAGATGGGGGTCCTCCATCGAGCCAGGATTGATGAGGTCGTCGTTCAACGGATGCTCTCTGTCATTCTCAATCCCAATCGTTACCGCTCGAAAGCCGCTGAAGCGTTTCTCAATGAGGTTTTGCCTCGATTCAGCAACCCAAATCAGGCTATGAAGCAGCACGAGGCTGAACTTTTAGGATCACCTGCTTTGACAACCGTGGTTCCTAGCTCTAGTGGTATGGATTAG
- a CDS encoding GAF domain-containing protein — protein sequence MDSVNQLLKHAPIGILYESLEGGILKANSVFCRLIGYSEAELRRLDYRSITHPEDLPLELNLLQQIIQGQPSETVIKKRFFSQDGSLIWAEVKLALVGEPVDEDSYLMIFVTDLSDRQRVAEEIQQRREREALLSDISAQIRTTFDFSAIVQLAVVRLQQALDTDRVLAYQLLPDQSGTCIAESVSLCYPAMLGQSFPAECIPPPYIEAYRLGKLWCVANVEQEPLADCHRAMLKQVQTRSMIAVSIQRIQETVDPQKRTLWGLLVVHHCRTPRNWTTDEQQLVQAVADQVTIALEQASLLQQLQTYAQELEDHVNQRTRSLERSLQFEQLIRSLTETLRKDLSEDQVLKAAVEGLVQTLAIDGCYASLFHPRQRSLEVRYEHSSPPSDQSLVGQRFAIQSWPEPCRQKLLAGEACIHEVSWASLRELPLPILVRSDRAASEPLNSDSTVITQLISPILDNQGLIGALCVYHTQPRHFEPAEIKLIEQVANQCAIALRQAYLYRQEHEQRASAEHFRLFLEKSIDIFVEYDQEQRYIAINSAGLALLGYPLPEVLGKTNRELLGSSGQELDQLIAQAFKTGEPVFVDHELSLPSGTRLFETIYTPIADPAGVVQRVVGVCRDISDFRRQWQLLETQNHQLTETTRLKEEFIATTSHELRTPLTAILGFSNVLLQEFFGQLNPKQKDYIERIHLSGQHLLDLINDILDLSRLEADRLELEPQQIFINDICESVISLIQEHVENQNLSLEMEVEPELEYIVADPRRLKQMLLNLLTNAVKFTPAGAVGMKVYRSHQQQSDSIPDTVNFLVWDTGIGIAKAEQDLLFTPFSQIDNSLSRQHQGSGLGLVITRKLAELHGGSITLESESGNGSRFILSLPLQESAQPLLGLNYIAIKPMT from the coding sequence ATGGATAGTGTAAATCAGCTATTAAAGCATGCGCCAATTGGCATTCTCTACGAAAGTTTAGAGGGTGGTATTTTAAAGGCTAACTCAGTTTTTTGTCGCTTGATTGGTTATAGCGAAGCTGAACTACGACGGCTAGATTATCGCAGCATTACTCATCCAGAAGATTTACCCTTAGAACTTAATTTACTACAGCAAATCATTCAAGGCCAGCCAAGTGAAACGGTAATAAAAAAACGCTTTTTCTCTCAGGATGGCTCGCTTATCTGGGCAGAAGTGAAACTGGCTTTAGTTGGTGAGCCAGTAGATGAAGACAGTTACCTGATGATTTTTGTCACAGACTTGAGCGATCGCCAGCGTGTAGCGGAAGAAATTCAACAGCGACGAGAACGCGAGGCCTTACTAAGTGACATTTCGGCCCAAATTCGCACTACGTTTGATTTCTCAGCGATCGTCCAGCTTGCCGTAGTCCGACTACAACAGGCCCTAGACACAGATCGCGTCTTAGCTTATCAGTTGCTACCAGATCAAAGCGGCACCTGTATTGCCGAGTCAGTTAGCTTGTGCTATCCAGCAATGCTGGGGCAAAGTTTTCCAGCGGAGTGCATCCCTCCGCCTTATATAGAGGCATACCGTCTAGGCAAGCTTTGGTGTGTAGCCAATGTAGAGCAAGAACCTTTGGCAGACTGCCACCGAGCCATGCTCAAACAAGTGCAGACTCGCAGCATGATTGCCGTTTCTATTCAACGCATTCAGGAAACAGTAGATCCACAAAAGCGGACCTTGTGGGGCTTGCTGGTCGTCCACCACTGTCGAACTCCGCGAAACTGGACGACCGATGAGCAGCAATTAGTTCAAGCGGTCGCCGACCAAGTCACGATCGCGCTAGAGCAAGCTAGCTTACTGCAACAGTTGCAAACCTATGCTCAAGAATTAGAAGATCACGTCAACCAACGCACTCGATCTCTAGAGCGATCGCTGCAATTTGAGCAACTCATCCGCAGCTTAACCGAAACCCTCCGCAAAGACTTATCAGAAGATCAAGTCCTCAAAGCCGCTGTAGAAGGCTTAGTCCAAACTTTAGCAATCGATGGCTGTTATGCCAGCCTGTTTCACCCCCGTCAGCGATCGCTAGAAGTTCGCTATGAACACTCCTCCCCTCCCTCAGATCAGTCCTTAGTCGGGCAACGCTTTGCAATCCAAAGTTGGCCAGAACCATGCCGTCAAAAGCTCTTAGCGGGCGAAGCCTGTATTCATGAAGTTTCCTGGGCATCCCTTCGAGAGTTACCTTTACCCATATTGGTTCGCAGCGATCGCGCTGCCTCAGAACCGTTAAACTCTGACTCAACAGTGATTACCCAACTGATTAGCCCCATCCTGGATAATCAAGGTTTGATTGGAGCCTTGTGTGTCTACCACACTCAACCCCGCCACTTTGAGCCAGCCGAAATCAAGCTGATAGAGCAGGTAGCCAACCAATGCGCGATCGCCTTACGCCAAGCCTATTTGTATCGCCAAGAACATGAGCAACGCGCTAGCGCTGAGCATTTCCGTTTATTTCTAGAGAAATCGATTGATATCTTTGTCGAATACGACCAAGAGCAGCGGTATATAGCCATCAATTCCGCTGGCCTCGCCTTGTTGGGATACCCGCTACCCGAAGTTTTGGGTAAAACCAACCGAGAGCTGCTAGGTTCCTCCGGGCAGGAGCTTGATCAACTCATTGCCCAAGCCTTCAAAACCGGAGAACCCGTTTTCGTCGATCACGAGCTTTCTCTACCATCAGGCACCAGACTGTTTGAAACAATCTATACACCCATCGCTGATCCAGCCGGAGTTGTGCAGCGAGTCGTGGGAGTCTGTCGAGACATCAGCGATTTTAGAAGACAGTGGCAACTCTTAGAAACTCAAAATCATCAACTCACTGAAACAACTCGGCTAAAAGAAGAATTCATTGCGACTACTAGCCATGAATTGCGGACCCCTCTGACCGCGATTTTGGGGTTCTCCAACGTTCTATTGCAAGAATTTTTTGGCCAGCTCAATCCCAAACAAAAAGACTATATCGAGCGCATCCACCTGAGCGGGCAGCACCTGCTCGACTTAATTAATGACATTTTGGATTTGTCACGCTTAGAGGCCGATCGCCTAGAACTCGAACCTCAGCAGATTTTTATCAATGATATTTGTGAAAGCGTCATTAGTTTGATTCAAGAGCATGTCGAGAATCAAAATCTGAGCTTAGAAATGGAAGTTGAGCCAGAACTAGAATATATCGTGGCTGATCCTAGACGCCTCAAACAGATGTTGCTTAACCTACTGACCAATGCCGTGAAGTTCACTCCAGCGGGGGCAGTGGGAATGAAAGTCTACCGCTCTCACCAGCAACAATCCGATAGTATCCCAGATACCGTTAATTTTCTGGTGTGGGACACAGGAATTGGCATCGCCAAAGCCGAGCAAGATCTACTATTTACGCCATTCTCACAAATTGACAACTCTCTGTCTCGGCAACACCAAGGCAGCGGACTAGGGCTGGTAATTACCCGCAAGTTAGCAGAACTCCATGGCGGCTCCATTACACTGGAGTCTGAGAGCGGAAACGGGTCACGCTTTATCCTGTCCTTGCCACTACAAGAGTCTGCGCAGCCCTTGCTAGGCTTGAATTACATAGCCATAAAGCCCATGACCTAG
- a CDS encoding 2Fe-2S iron-sulfur cluster-binding protein, with protein sequence MAKIVRLEPIAQQTSVETNGSLLSILINKDLDVLKECGGRGMCATCHVYVSQGMDSLSPMNRREQRTLEIITTCKPNSRLACQSRVLGNGVVVELPPGMYINSLQDIEALIGRRAEQDLLHPITGQVLVEVGKLITRSMLKQLEDTSFKVGEYFPHTTDV encoded by the coding sequence ATGGCTAAAATTGTTCGACTAGAACCGATCGCCCAGCAAACTTCGGTTGAAACCAACGGCAGTCTGCTCTCAATTTTGATCAACAAAGACTTAGACGTGCTCAAAGAATGCGGTGGGCGAGGCATGTGTGCCACCTGTCACGTTTATGTGAGCCAGGGGATGGACTCCCTCTCCCCCATGAACCGCCGGGAGCAGCGAACTTTAGAAATCATTACTACATGCAAACCTAACTCCCGCCTCGCTTGTCAATCGCGAGTGTTAGGCAATGGTGTGGTGGTGGAGCTACCACCTGGTATGTACATCAACTCGTTACAGGATATTGAGGCGCTAATCGGGCGACGAGCCGAGCAAGATTTACTCCACCCGATTACAGGCCAAGTCCTAGTTGAAGTCGGAAAATTGATTACTCGTTCTATGCTGAAGCAACTAGAAGACACGAGTTTCAAAGTCGGAGAATATTTCCCTCATACCACTGATGTTTAA
- a CDS encoding PstS family phosphate ABC transporter substrate-binding protein, producing MAQKNETATLVLALLITLGLVGGGTVWLMRRSGAPLGGLLQPTSQKKSDSRSDLPPAVASQPGSKLQGFADVQNIPSGSFKYGGSTSWAPLRLTVDSAVQAARPEFQLRYLGPDSGSASSGSGIRMLINDRLAFAQSSRPILESEANKAEQQGKELKQIPVAIDGIAVAVNPGLNLPGLTLAQLKAIYTGQTTNWNQVGGPNLSITPYTRPTNSGGTVELFVEDVLGGQTFGPTVEFVSTTTQAIRKLAEDPGGVYFASAPEVVPQCTIKPLPLSRQGSSFIAPYQAPLVTSSQCPAQRNRLNTDGFQQGQYPLIRNLYVVIQQNGQAEEKAGEAYANFLLTEEGQNLIARAGFVRIR from the coding sequence ATGGCTCAGAAAAATGAAACGGCTACACTCGTCTTGGCGCTTTTAATTACCCTTGGTTTAGTCGGCGGGGGTACTGTGTGGCTCATGAGACGCTCTGGCGCTCCATTAGGTGGGTTGCTACAGCCAACGTCACAAAAGAAATCTGACTCACGTAGTGATTTGCCACCAGCCGTTGCTAGCCAGCCAGGAAGCAAACTTCAAGGCTTTGCAGACGTTCAAAATATACCCTCTGGGTCCTTTAAGTACGGGGGCAGCACTTCGTGGGCTCCTCTGCGTTTAACCGTTGACTCCGCAGTTCAAGCAGCCAGACCTGAATTTCAACTGCGTTACTTGGGACCTGATTCAGGCTCGGCCAGTTCGGGTAGTGGCATTCGCATGTTAATCAACGATCGCTTGGCCTTTGCTCAGTCTTCTCGACCGATTTTGGAGTCAGAGGCAAATAAGGCAGAGCAACAAGGGAAAGAACTCAAGCAGATTCCAGTTGCGATCGATGGGATTGCCGTTGCGGTGAATCCAGGACTCAACTTGCCAGGGCTAACACTGGCGCAACTCAAAGCCATTTACACAGGCCAAACTACCAATTGGAATCAGGTGGGAGGCCCTAACCTTAGTATCACACCATACACCCGCCCCACGAACTCCGGTGGTACAGTTGAACTGTTTGTCGAAGATGTGTTGGGAGGGCAAACGTTCGGCCCTACTGTAGAATTTGTTTCTACGACCACACAAGCGATTCGCAAGTTGGCGGAAGATCCTGGGGGAGTGTACTTTGCTTCCGCTCCCGAAGTAGTGCCCCAATGCACAATTAAGCCTTTACCTTTGTCTCGTCAGGGCAGCAGCTTCATCGCTCCCTATCAAGCGCCACTGGTTACCTCCTCGCAATGCCCCGCTCAGAGAAATCGGCTGAACACAGATGGATTTCAACAGGGACAGTATCCTTTAATCCGAAATTTGTACGTGGTGATTCAACAAAATGGTCAAGCTGAAGAAAAAGCAGGCGAGGCTTATGCCAATTTTTTATTGACAGAAGAAGGCCAAAATCTAATTGCCAGAGCAGGTTTTGTCAGGATTCGCTAA
- a CDS encoding DALR anticodon-binding domain-containing protein: MISVQRVKGKMPILYSSAIALQLAKHCQKPAIELARLITEHFSQAALVQNSPDEPLLAGVSFSLRNFTVKFEPSGWLYFELIPQGLADWLQCMTYHSTPQLQQSVEGVRQELSPVVAPQKSSKVNQGHIFDPFAVQYTHARCCSLLRLAREQGLLAEESVYINSLTSSAIAAPRNPWLNSQSELRLVHPAEQSLIFALIDTVDELQSLLAAAIALPLEPKGYRMVERLVAVLAKAFLSFYDACRFWGHVQQSDQALVQARLGLVLATQPLLQVLIQEVLGLVAPTEL, encoded by the coding sequence GTGATTTCTGTACAGCGGGTCAAGGGAAAAATGCCGATTTTGTACAGTTCGGCGATCGCTTTACAACTCGCCAAGCATTGCCAGAAGCCAGCTATAGAGCTTGCAAGGCTAATCACTGAGCACTTTTCCCAAGCAGCGCTCGTTCAGAATTCACCTGACGAACCTCTCTTAGCAGGCGTGAGTTTTAGCTTAAGGAATTTTACGGTGAAGTTTGAACCGTCTGGTTGGCTTTATTTTGAACTGATACCCCAAGGCTTGGCTGATTGGTTACAGTGCATGACGTATCATTCGACCCCGCAATTGCAACAGTCAGTTGAGGGGGTTAGGCAAGAACTGAGCCCAGTAGTAGCTCCACAAAAGTCATCAAAGGTTAATCAAGGTCATATTTTTGACCCGTTTGCAGTTCAGTATACTCACGCTCGCTGTTGCTCTTTGCTACGTTTAGCGCGGGAGCAGGGATTACTAGCTGAGGAGTCTGTCTATATAAATAGCTTGACTTCAAGCGCGATCGCAGCCCCAAGGAATCCTTGGTTAAACTCACAGAGCGAACTACGTTTAGTGCATCCCGCTGAACAAAGTTTGATTTTTGCCCTGATTGATACAGTCGATGAGTTACAGAGCCTGTTAGCCGCAGCGATCGCATTGCCTTTAGAGCCCAAAGGGTACCGCATGGTTGAGAGGTTAGTCGCAGTCTTGGCAAAAGCGTTTCTAAGTTTCTACGATGCTTGCCGTTTTTGGGGGCATGTTCAGCAGAGCGATCAAGCTTTGGTGCAAGCGCGGCTAGGTTTGGTCTTGGCGACTCAGCCTCTCTTGCAAGTACTAATACAAGAGGTGTTGGGCTTAGTAGCCCCTACCGAACTATAG